Proteins from a single region of Eretmochelys imbricata isolate rEreImb1 chromosome 20, rEreImb1.hap1, whole genome shotgun sequence:
- the DIP2B gene encoding disco-interacting protein 2 homolog B isoform X3 has translation MAEPAGGGACSLPREIREQLAELELELSEGDITQKGYEKKRAKLLAPYIPQTHGVDPALQKEPRNQTPAPAATSAPSSSKYHRARSGGARDERYRSDIHTEAVQAALAKHKEQKMALPMPTKRRSTFVQSPADACTPPENFSVPPDVTATTSSSSSSARPATIDLPPSGIVKGTHKGSNRSSLMDTADGVPVSSRVSTKIQQLLNTLKRPKRPPLKEFFVDDFEEIVEVPQPDPNQPKPEGRQMTPVKGEPLGVVCNWPPALEAALKRWGTTQAKCPCLTALDVTGKPVYTLTYGKLWSRSLKLAYTLLNKLGTKNEPVLKPGDRVALVYPNNDPVMFMVAFYGCLLAEVIPVPIEVPLTRKDAGGQQIGFLLGSCGITLALTTEVCLKGLPKTQNGEIVQFKGWPRLKWVVTDSKYLSKSPKDWQPNISTAGTEPAYIEYKTSKEGSVMGVTVSRIAMLSHCQALSQACNYSEGETIVNVLDFKKDAGLWHGMLTNVMNKLHTLSVPYSVMKTCPLSWVQRVHTHKAKVALVKCRDLHWAMMAHRDQRDVSLSSLRMLIVTDGANPWSVSSCDAFLSLFQSHGLKPEAICPCATSPEAMTVAIRRPGVPGAPLPGRAILSMNGLSYGVIRVNTEDKNSALTVQDVGHVMPGGMMCIVKPDGSPQLCKTDEIGEICVSSKTGGMMYYGLAGVTKNTFEVIPVNSAGSPVGDLPFVRSGLLGFVGPGSLVFVVGKMDGLLTVSGRRHNADDIVATGLAVESIKTVYRGRIAVFSVSVFYDERIVVVAEQRPDASEEDSFQWMSRVLQAIDSIHQVGVYCLALVPANTLPKTPLGGIHISQTKQHFLEGSLHPCNILMCPHTCVTNLPKPRQKQPGVGPASVMVGNLVAGKRIAQAAGRDLGQIEDNDLVRKHQFLTEVLQWRAQATPDHMLFLLLNAKGTPVCTATCLQLHKRAERIASVLYDKGHLNAGDNVVLLYPPGIELIAAFYGCLYAGCIPVTVRPPHAQNLTATLPTVRMIVDVSKAACILTTQTLMRLLKSREAAAAVDVKTWPTITDTDDLPRKRLPQLYKPPTPEMLAYLDFSVSTTGMLTGVKMSHAAVNALCRAIKLQCELYSSRQIAICLDPYCGLGFTLWCLCSVYSGHQSILIPPMELESNLFLWLSTVSQYKIRDTFCSYSVMELCTKGLGNQVEMLKARGINLSCVRTCVVVAEERPRISLTQSFSKLFKDIGLSSRAVSTTFGSRVNVAICLQGTSGPDPTTVYVDLKSLRHDRVRLVERGAPQSLLLSESGKILPGVKVIIVNPETKGPVGDSHLGEIWVNSPHTASGYYTIYDNESLQADHFNTRLSFGDAAQTLWARTGYLGFVRRTELTAASGDRHDALYVVGALDETLELRGLRYHPIDIETSVSRTHRSIAECAVFTWTNLLVVVVELCGCEQEALDLVPLVTNVVLEEHYLIVGVVVVVDPGVIPINSRGEKQRMHLRDSFLADQLDPIYVAYNM, from the exons AGAATTTCTCCGTTCCCCCTGATGTCACTGCAACTACCTCCTCATCCTCTTCCTCAGCACGCCCAGCAACTATTGACCTTCCTCCATCAGGAATCGTGAAAGGCACACACAAGGGATCCAATCGATCTAGTCTCATGGACACTGCTGATG GTGTCCCTGTAAGTAGCAGAGTCTCCACAAAAATTCAACAGCTGCTCAACACCCTGAAACGACCAAAAAGGCCACCCCTGAAGGAATTTTTTGTGGATGATTTTGAAGAAATCGTGGAAG tcCCGCAGCCTGACCCAAACCAGCCCAAACCAGAGGGGCGCCAGATGACACCTGTGAAGGGAGAGCCGCTGGGAGTCGTTTGTAATTGGCCTCCTGCCTTAGAAGCAGCACTGAAGCGCTGGGGGACCACACAGGCCAAATGCCCCTGTCTGACCGCACTGGATGTTACAGGAAAACCAGTCTATACCCTGACCTATG GTAAATTGTGGAGCAGAAGCCTTAAGCTGGCCTACACGCTGCTTAATAAACTGGGGACCAAAAATGAACCCGTGTTAAAGCCTGGAGACAGG GTAGCCCTTGTTTATCCCAACAATGACCCAGTCATGTTCATGGTGGCGTTTTATGGCTGTCTGCTAGCGGAAGTGATCCCAGTGCCTATAGAGGTACCTCTTACCAGAAAG gATGCTGGTGGTCAGCAGATTGGCTTCCTCTTGGGGAGCTGTGGCATCACTTTGGCTCTCACCACTGAGGTTTGTCTGAAGGGGCTGCCAAAAACCCAGAATGGAGAGATTGTGCAGTTTAAAG GTTGGCCCAGACTCAAATGGGTTGTGACAGACTCAAAGTATCTCTCCAAGTCACCAAAGGACTGGCAGCCCAACATCTCGACTGCAGGAACTGAGCCGGCATATATTGAG TACAAGACTAGTAAGGAAGGCAGTGTGATGGGGGTGACAGTGTCTCGTATTGCCATGCTGTCTCATTGTCAGGCTCTGTCTCAGGCTTGCAACTACTCTGAAG gtgaaACCATAGTGAATGTTCTGGATTTCAAGAAGGACGCAGGGCTCTGGCATGGCATGTTAACG AATGTAATGAACAAGCTGCACACCCTCAGCGTGCCCTACTCTGTGATGAAAACCTGCCCACTCTCCTGGGTGCAGAGAGTTCATACCCACAAAG CGAAGGTGGCTTTAGTGAAGTGTCGAGACTTGCACTGGGCCATGATGGCTCATCGGGACCAAAGAGATGTCAGCCTGAGTTCTCTGCGGATGCTGATTGTAACTGACGGTGCTAATCCCT GGTCTGTTTCCTCATGCGATGCTTTCCTGAGCTTGTTTCAGAGCCATGGGCTGAAACCTGAGGCAATTTGTCCATGTGCCACATCTCCAGAAGCCATGACTGTAGCAATACGGAG GCCTGGTGTCCCTGGGGCACCCTTGCCCGGAAGAGCCATCCTGTCCATGAATGGGCTAAGTTATGGTGTCATTCGCGTAAACACTGAAGACAAAAACTCTGCTCTCACGGTACAGGATGTTGGCCATGTGATGCCGGGAG GAATGATGTGCATTGTGAAACCTGATGGATCTCCTCAGCTCTGTAAAACAGATGAGATTGGTGAAATCTGTGTCAGCTCCAAAACAGGAGGGATGATGTATTATGGGCTGGCCGGGGTGACAAAGAACACGTTTGAG GTTATTCCTGTCAACTCGGCTGGTTCTCCAGTGGGCGACCTGCCATTCGTCCGCTCAGGCTTGCTGGGGTTTGTTGGACCT GGTAGCTTGGTGTTTGTGGTTGGAAAAATGGATGGCTTGCTGACAGTTAGTGGGCGCAGACACAATGCTGATGACATCGTTGCAACCGGATTAGCAGTTGAATCAATAAAGACAGTCTACAGAGGAAG GATTGCTGTGTTTTCAGTCTCTGTATTTTACGATGAGAGGATCGTGGTGGTGGCAGAGCAGCGGCCAGATGCTTCTGAAGAGGACAGTTTTCAGTGGATGAGCCGAGTGCTGCAG GCAATTGACAGCATTCACCAAGTGGGCGTATATTGTCTTGCTCTGGTACCAGCCAACACTTTGCCAAAAACTCCTCTCGGAGGGATCCATATCTCTCAAACCAAACAGCACTTTTTGGAGGGCTCGCTGCACCCGTGTAACATCCTCATGTGCCCGCACACATGTGTGACCAACTTGCCAAAACCCAGGCAGAAACAACCAG GTGTTGGCCCTGCCTCTGTGATGGTGGGGAACCTGGTTGCTGGGAAGCGCATtgctcaggctgctgggagggaccTTGGACAAATAGAAGACAACGATTTGGTTAGAAAG CACCAGTTCCTGACGGAGGTGTTACAATGGAGAGCTCAAGCAACCCCTGATCACATGCTCTTCCTTCTGCTAAACGCCAAG GGAACTCCTGTGTGCACAGCCACATGCCTCCAGTTGCACAAGAGAGCAGAGAGAATTGCATCAGTTCTGTATGACAAGGGACATCTGAATGCAGGAGACAATGTGGTGCTACTCTATCCTCCTG GCATTGAACTAATCGCTGCGTTCTATGGCTGTTTGTATGCTGGCTGCATTCCTGTGACCGTTCGACCACCTCATGCTCAGAACCTCACTGCGACGCTGCCCACTGTGCGAATGATTGTAGAT GTCAGCAAAGCTGCCTGCATTCTCACAACTCAGACCTTAATGAGACTACTGAAATccagagaggcagctgctgctgtggatGTGAAAACCTGGCCAACCATCACTGACACAG ATGACTTGCCCAGGAAGCGGCTACCTCAGCTCTATAAACCACCCACTCCAGAGATGTTGGCATACCTAGATTTTAGTGTGTCCACGACAGGCATGCTTACGGGAGTGAAG ATGTCCCACGCAGCAGTGAATGCTCTTTGCAGGGCGATAAAGCTCCAGTGTGAGCTCTATTCCTCTCGGCAGATTGCCATTTGTCTTGATCCCTACTGCGGACTTGGCTTTACGCTCTGGTGCCTTTGCAG CGTGTATTCTGGTCACCAGTCCATCTTAATTCCTCCTATGGAGTTGGAATCCAATCTTTTCCTCTGGCTTTCCACGGTCAGTCAGTACAAAATAAGGGACACTTTCTGTTCCTATTCAGTCATGGAGTTGTGCACAAAGGGACTTGGAAATCAGGTCGAAATGTTAAAG GCAAGAGGAATTAATCTGTCCTGTGTCCGGACCTGTGTGGTTGTTGCAGAAGAGCGGCCACGAATTTCTCTCACTCAGTCCTTCTCCAAGCTTTTCAAAGACATTGGCCTGTCATCCCGTGCTGTGAGCACCACCTTTGGGTCAAGAGTCAACGTAGCTATCTGTTTACAG GGAACCTCTGGGCCTGACCCTACCACAGTGTATGTAGATCTGAAATCCTTAAGACATGACAG AGTGCGTTTGGTAGAGAGGGGAGCTCCACAGAGCCTGCTGCTTTCAGAATCTGGGAAG ATTTTGCCTGGAGTCAAAGTGATTATAGTCAATCCTGAGACCAAGGGGCCTGTTGGAGATTCTCATCTTGGGGAG ATTTGGGTGAACAGTCCCCACACGGCCAGTGGTTACTACACCATCTATGATAATGAATCCCTTCAAGCTGATCATTTCAACACTCGTCTGAGCTTTGGCGATGCTGCTCAGACACTTTGGGCTAGAACTGGATACCTTGGCTTTGTTCGCCGGACGGAGCTCACAGCTGCCAGTGGAG ATCGCCATGATGCACTGTATGTCGTAGGAGCACTGGATGAAACTTTGGAGCTGAGGGGACTCCGTTATCATCCAATTGACATAGAGACTTCAGTATCTCGAACGCACAGGAGCATTGCTGAATG tGCTGTGTTCACATGGACCAACTTGCTGGTGGTAGTTGTGGAGCTGTGTGGCTGTGAACAGGAAGCCCTGGATTTAGTCCCTCTAGTTACCAACGTGGTTCTGGAAGAACATTATCTAATCGTGggagttgtggtggtggtggatcCAGGAGTTATTCCCATCAATtccagaggagaaaaacaacggATGCATCTCCGCGACAGTTTCCTGGCTGATCAGTTAGATCCCATCTATGTGGCGTATAACATGTAA